From a region of the Osmia lignaria lignaria isolate PbOS001 chromosome 1, iyOsmLign1, whole genome shotgun sequence genome:
- the LOC117606071 gene encoding insulin receptor — MTRMSRLLLIVFLCVATRLAYCQDDGWSRTNYRNDDGIQAKYEADYANRKLEDTGLLVEDKHLRDWVDGAGFDDPFYDRIVSYRSNRAIDASRSTEANTKLSQQPGQLSNLPKPGTKSSVTREKTRRYKNVTIGDGICQSIDIRNSVWAFGIMKDCHVIEGFLQIVLIENNSEKDFQNITFPNLREITGYLLLYRVNGLKSLTNLFPNLEVIRGNILLTDYAFMLYEMQNLQEIGLKKLTEISRGSVRIEKNPSLCYTNTLNWDLIVSVGENVIKDNGEEASCPVCSHCPEGYCWTSQYCQRIMKPDCHEQCLSECRGPSDSDCYVCKHYRHEGKCVETCPSHLYSYLSRRCVTKDECVRMNSLRRVYYFLEDGQAWRPFNGSCVTHCPDGYEDALDEYNMTTCRACEKSCRKVGHGALIRHISDAQSFRGITVVKGALEFQVRNGNPNIMNELSDAFGLIEEITEYVKITHSFPITSLAFFKKLKVIKGEKLDINNASLAVLDNPNLSNLFPPEQKIKIERGRLFFHYNPKLCLSKIVQFSKMVNISNFTDLEVQPESNGEKVACNVVNINITVKELGPDYADLVWDSYKPPEGQQLLSYLLNYIETENRNISYEANACGGNNTWQIVDVDIPQWNSTVSKHIVNLKPYTMYGVFVKTFIAKNSNYFVNPVGLSEIIFFRTRSTIPSPPINVMTTALSDTEVLVRWEPPIYTNGPIGYYMISRAMIHEDTGLIASRDYCNNTLENEVESEEQTVQEVTVKTPVISLASCCSKNPANRNNVASKKFEIFCHQNTTISYISPGWKDYCVYNNYNSMVDHQFYELTNNLSTPRPDETTKIDTQSNILEGRVDDAAFLYNVSGQNNSYVIKNLRHYTRYVISIAACGVKVNETNMCSSVQYSNARTKKRRHADDVRNVRVLVTNNTIVEVSWDTVNDPNSVTVSYTIEYTNLDVKDAKKSTECIPHRNRRDTFNSYFIKNLSPGKYSLRVRSTSLAGDGAFSDVTYFSIGLTDSAPVTLIALLTLGFLSVGLFVLFLSLRNHQKRKQQERLIASVNPDYIETKYVIDEWEVPRESVEILEELGLGNFGMVYRGIFDKTTSVAIKTISKTASQREKNEFLNEASVMKNFSTYHIIKLIGVVSIENPPFVIMELMENGDLKTYLRRIRDTNLVPDACKIMRMAAEIADGMAYLESKKYVHRDLAARNCMVSKDLVCKIGDFGMARDVYETDYYKIGRKGLLPIRWMAPENLSDGVFTSDSDVWSFGVVLYEILTLAEIPYQGFSNEEVLSHVLHKGTLNVPRICPENIQKIMEKCFKWRPSDRPTFMEIVSELEPFLGQDFYEKSFYHSVEGVESRNSGMKKPYHHAAPIRFHWGNETARWVKEFEDNVTLLDQTKAGTSRARIFKNGFQHFGNVANMEDVPLDR; from the exons CGACGGCATTCAGGCCAAATACGAGGCCGATTATGCGAACAGGAAGCTCGAGGACACTGGGTTACTCGTCGAAGACAAACACTTGAGGGACTGGGTCGACGGAGCTGGTTTTGACGATCCGTTTTACGATCGAATAGTTTCCTACAGGAGCAACAGGGCGATCGATGCTTCCAG ATCGACGGAAGCAAACACGAAATTGAGCCAGCAACCGGGCCAGCTGTCGAACCTGCCAAAACCGGGCACGAAATCGAGTGTTACCCGCGAAAAGACTCGTCGATATAAAAATGTGACGATCGGTGACGGTATCTGCCAGAGCATCGACATAAGGAACAGCGTGTGGGCCTTCGGTATCATGAAGGATTGCCACGTCATCGAGGGTTTCCTGCAGATCGTACTGATCGAGAACAACTCCGAGAAGGATTTTCAAAACATCACTTTCCCGAATCTCCGAGAGATCACTGGCTACCTCTTGCTGTACCGTGTCAACGGCCTAAAGAGTCTTACCAACCTGTTCCCGAATCTCGAAGTGATCCGGGGCAATATCCTGCTCACCGATTACGCTTTCATGCTGTACGAGATGCAAAATTTGCAAGAG atcggCCTGAAGAAACTCACGGAAATCTCTAGGGGCAGCGTTCGGATCGAGAAGAATCCGTCTCTTTGTTATACTAACACGTTGAATTGGGATCTGATTGTTTCCGTGGGGGAGAACGTCATCAAGGATAATGGGGAGGAGGCCTCTTGTCCCG TGTGCTCCCATTGTCCTGAGGGCTATTGCTGGACTTCCCAATACTGTCAGAGAATAATGAAACCAGATTGTCATGAACAATGCCTTAGTGAATGCCGAGGACCTTCTGACAGCGACTGTTATGTTTGCAAGCACTATAGACACGAGGGAAAATGCGTGGAAACTTGCCCTTCGCATTT ATACTCCTATCTCTCCAGAAGATGCGTCACGAAGGACGAATGCGTGCGGATGAACAGTCTGAGAAGGGTTTACTATTTCCTGGAGGATGGGCAAGCCTGGAGACCGTTCAATGGATCCTGCGTGACTCACTGTCCTGACGGATACGAGGACGCGCTCGACGAATACAAC ATGACCACTTGTCGTGCCTGCGAGAAGAGCTGTAGGAAGGTCGGCCATGGTGCTCTGATACGTCACATATCGGACGCACAGAGTTTCCGGGGCATAACCGTGGTGAAAGGTGCCCTGGAGTTTCAGGTTCGAAACGGCAACCCGAACATAATGAACGAGTTGAGCGACGCGTTTGGCCTAATAGAGGAGATCACCGAGTACGTGAAGATCACTCATTCATTCCCCATCACGTCGTTGGCTTTCTTCAAGAAGCTCAAGGTGATCAAGGGAGAAAAACTGGATATAAACAACGCGAGCCTCGCGGTGCTCGACAATCCGAATCTGTCGAACCTGTTCCCACCGGAACAGAAGATCAAGATCGAGCGTGGTCGGCTGTTCTTTCATTACAATCCAAAACTGTGCCTATCGAAGATCGTGCAATTCAGCAAGATGGTTAACATCTCGAACTTCACGGATTTGGAGGTGCAACCGGAGTCGAATGGGGAGAAAGTAGCTTGCAACGTCGTCAATATCAACATCACCGTTAAGGAATTGGGTCCTGATTACGCGGACTTAGTCTGGGACAGTTACAAGCCTCCCGAAGGGCAACAGTTGCTCAGTTACCTATTGAACTATATAGAGACGGAGAACAGAAACATATCCTACGAGGCGAACGCCTGTGGAGGGAACAATACCTGGCAGATCGTCGACGTGGACATTCCGCAATGGAACTCTACCGTGTCCAAGCACATAGTCAACTTGAAACCGTACACCATGTACGGGGTATTCGTGAAGACGTTCATCGCGAAGAACTCTAACTACTTCGTGAACCCAGTAGGTCTGTCGGAGATCATCTTCTTCAGGACGAGGAGCACCATACCCTCGCCTCCGATCAACGTGATGACGACAGCTTTGAGCGACACCGAGGTCTTAGTTCGATGGGAACCACCGATATACACGAACGGACCGATTGGTTACTACATGATCTCTCGCGCTATGATACACGAAGACACTGGTCTAATTGCTTCTAGAGATTATTGTAACAACACACTGGAGAACGAGGTGGAAAGCGAGGAGCAGACGGTGCAGGAAGTGACCGTCAAGACTCCGGTGATCAGTCTAGCCTCGTGTTGTTCAAAGAACCCCGCTAATAGAAACAACGTCGCCTCGAAGAAGTTCGAGATATTCTGTCATCAGAACACGACTATCAGCTATATATCACCCGGCTGGAAAGACTATTGCGTCTACAATAATTACAATTCTATGGTGGACCATCAGTTCTACGAGCTAACGAATAATCTGTCCACCCCTCGACCGGACGAGACGACCAAGATCGACACCCAGTCGAACATCCTCGAGGGTCGCGTGGACGATGCTGCTTTTCTGTACAACGTCAGTGGTCAAAACAATTCCTATGTGATCAAGAATCTACGCCATTACACGCGTTATGTCATCAGCATAGCCGCGTGTGGCGTGAAAGTTAACGAGACGAACATGTGTTCCTCTGTTCAATATAGCAACGCTAGGACAAAGAAGCGGCGACACGCGGACGACGTGCGGAACGTAAGAGTCTTAGTTACCAACAACACCATCGTCGAGGTGTCTTGGGACACGGTGAACGATCCCAACTCCGTCACAGTCTCCTACACCATCGAGTACACGAATTTGGACGTGAAAGATGCGAAGAAGAGTACCGAGTGCATACCGCATAGAAATCGAAGGGACACGTTCAACAGTTACTTCATCAAGAACCTGAGTCCTGGCAAGTACAGTCTTCGAGTGCGTTCCACCTCGTTGGCCGGAGATGGTGCTTTCTCCGACGTGACTTATTTCTCCATAGGCCTGACCGACAGTGCCCCGGTCACCCTGATCGCATTGTTAACCCTCGGTTTCCTCTCGGTGGGACTGTTCGTGCTGTTCTTGTCACTGAGGAACCATCAGAAGAGAAAGCAACAAGAAAGACTGATAGCCAGCGTGAATCCTGACTACATAGAGACCAAGTACGTGATAGACGAATGGGAAGTACCTAGGGAGAGCGTGGAAATCCTCGAAGAGCTTGGTCTGGGTAACTTCGGCATGGTATATCGTGGGATATTCGACAAGACCACTTCAGTGGCGATAAAGACCATCTCGAAAACAGCTAGCCAGAGGGAGAAGAACGAGTTCCTGAACGAAGCTTCGGTGATGAAGAATTTCTCCACTTACCACATCATCAAGCTCATTGGCGTGGTGTCGATAGAGAACCCTCCGTTCGTTATCATGGAACTGATGGAGAACGGGGACCTGAAGACGTATCTACGTCGAATTCGCGATACCAATCTGGTGCCAGACGCGTGCAAGATAATGAGAATGGCGGCTGAGATCGCCGACGGAATGGCGTACTTGGAATCAAAGAAATATGTTCATCGCGACCTGGCCGCGAGGAACTGTATGGTCTCCAAGGACCTGGTGTGCAAGATAGGTGACTTCGGTATGGCGAGGGACGTTTACGAAACGGACTACTACAAAATCGGCAGGAAAGGGCTGCTTCCGATCAGATGGATGGCACCCGAGAATCTATCAGACGGTGTATTCACTTCGGACTCTGACGTTTGGTCCTTCGGGGTTGTACTATACGAGATCCTGACCCTGGCTGAGATACCTTATCAAGGCTTCTCTAACGAGGAGGTTCTTAGCCACGTGTTGCACAAGGGTACCCTCAACGTCCCACGCATCTGTCCTGAGAACATCCAGAAGATCATGGAGAAGTGTTTCAAATGGCGACCCAGTGATCGGCCGACCTTTATGGAGATCGTGTCGGAACTGGAGCCGTTCTTAGGGCAAGATTTTTACGAGAAATCCTTCTACCACTCGGTGGAGGGCGTGGAGAGCCGTAACTCCGGCATGAAGAAGCCGTACCACCACGCTGCGCCTATCAGGTTCCACTGGGGTAACGAGACGGCCAGGTGGGTGAAGGAGTTCGAGGACAACGTGACGTTGCTCGACCAGACAAAGGCTGGCACTAGCCGTGCCCGTATCTTCAAGAACGGTTTCCAGCATTTTGGTAACGTAGCCAACATGGAGGATGTACCTCTCGATCGATGA